From the Lolium rigidum isolate FL_2022 chromosome 2, APGP_CSIRO_Lrig_0.1, whole genome shotgun sequence genome, one window contains:
- the LOC124693240 gene encoding bZIP transcription factor 23-like isoform X2 has translation MDFPGGSGRPPPQPLPPMTPLPLTRQGSSVYSLTFDEFQSALGGPGKDFGSMNMDELLRSIWTAEESHAIANPTSSSSLAAPPDQLQQQPIQRQGSLTLPRTLSQKTVDEVWRDMIYFGGNPTSAAAAPPSPAHRQQTLGEVTLEEFLVRAGVVREDMPPGPPPISAPPPPQPTARPQPQMLFPPSNMFAPMVNPLSLSMAGPFGVNGGGGANAAVSPRPVMSNGYGGMDGLNLSSLSPPPMPYVFNGGLRGRKPPAMEKVVERRQRRMIKNRESAARSRQRKQSYMMELETEVAKLKERNEELQRKQLEMLERQKNEVFEKITRQVGPTSKRICLRRTLTGP, from the exons ATGGATTTCCCGGGAGGCagcgggaggccgccgccgcagccgctgccgccgatgacgcCGCTGCCGCTGACGCGCCAGGGCTCCTCGGTCTACTCCCTCACCTTCGACGAGTTCCAGAGCGCGCTCGGCGGGCCCGGCAAGGACTTCGGATCCATGAACATGGACGAGCTGCTGCGAAGCATCTGGACCGCAGAGGAGTCGCACGCCATCGCcaaccccacctcctcctcctccctcgccgCCCCGCCGGACCAGCTGCAGCAGCAGCCCATCCAGCGCCAGGGCTCGCTCACGCTGCCCAGGACGCTCAGCCAGAAGACCGTCGACGAGGTATGGCGCGACATGATCTACTTCGGCGGAAACCCCACCTCCGCCGCGGCAGCGccgccctcgccggcgcacaggcAGCAGACGCTCGGCGAAGTAACCCTCGAAGAATTCCTGGTCCGCGCCGGCGTGGTCCGCGAGGACATGCCGCCTGGCCCGCCACCCATAtccgcgccaccaccaccacaacccaCCGCCCGCCCCCAGCCCCAGATGCTGTTCCCCCCGAGCAACATGTTCGCGCCCATGGTGAACCCGCTGTCCCTGTCCATGGCCGGCCCGTTCGGCgtcaacggcggcggcggggccaacGCGGCGGTCTCGCCGAGGCCCGTCATGTCCAACGGCTACGGCGGCATGGACGGCCTCAACCTCTCCTCGCTCTCGCCCCCGCCCATGCCCTACGTCTTCAACGGCGGCCTCAGGGGCAGGAAGCCGCCCGCCATGGAGAAGGTCGTCGAGCGGCGCCAGCGCCGCATGATCAAGAACAGGGAGTCCGCCGCCAGGTCCAGGCAGAGGAAACAG AGTTATATGATGGAGTTGGAgactgaggtggcaaagcttaaaGAGCGGAACGAGGAGTTGCAGAGAAAACAG TTGGAGATGCTAGAGAGGCAAAAGAATGAG GTATTCGAGAAAATTACCCGGCAAGTTGGACCTACATCAAAGAGGATTTGCCTGCGGAGGACACTGACAGGTCCTTG A
- the LOC124693240 gene encoding bZIP transcription factor 23-like isoform X1 — MDFPGGSGRPPPQPLPPMTPLPLTRQGSSVYSLTFDEFQSALGGPGKDFGSMNMDELLRSIWTAEESHAIANPTSSSSLAAPPDQLQQQPIQRQGSLTLPRTLSQKTVDEVWRDMIYFGGNPTSAAAAPPSPAHRQQTLGEVTLEEFLVRAGVVREDMPPGPPPISAPPPPQPTARPQPQMLFPPSNMFAPMVNPLSLSMAGPFGVNGGGGANAAVSPRPVMSNGYGGMDGLNLSSLSPPPMPYVFNGGLRGRKPPAMEKVVERRQRRMIKNRESAARSRQRKQSYMMELETEVAKLKERNEELQRKQLEMLERQKNEVFEKITRQVGPTSKRICLRRTLTGPW, encoded by the exons ATGGATTTCCCGGGAGGCagcgggaggccgccgccgcagccgctgccgccgatgacgcCGCTGCCGCTGACGCGCCAGGGCTCCTCGGTCTACTCCCTCACCTTCGACGAGTTCCAGAGCGCGCTCGGCGGGCCCGGCAAGGACTTCGGATCCATGAACATGGACGAGCTGCTGCGAAGCATCTGGACCGCAGAGGAGTCGCACGCCATCGCcaaccccacctcctcctcctccctcgccgCCCCGCCGGACCAGCTGCAGCAGCAGCCCATCCAGCGCCAGGGCTCGCTCACGCTGCCCAGGACGCTCAGCCAGAAGACCGTCGACGAGGTATGGCGCGACATGATCTACTTCGGCGGAAACCCCACCTCCGCCGCGGCAGCGccgccctcgccggcgcacaggcAGCAGACGCTCGGCGAAGTAACCCTCGAAGAATTCCTGGTCCGCGCCGGCGTGGTCCGCGAGGACATGCCGCCTGGCCCGCCACCCATAtccgcgccaccaccaccacaacccaCCGCCCGCCCCCAGCCCCAGATGCTGTTCCCCCCGAGCAACATGTTCGCGCCCATGGTGAACCCGCTGTCCCTGTCCATGGCCGGCCCGTTCGGCgtcaacggcggcggcggggccaacGCGGCGGTCTCGCCGAGGCCCGTCATGTCCAACGGCTACGGCGGCATGGACGGCCTCAACCTCTCCTCGCTCTCGCCCCCGCCCATGCCCTACGTCTTCAACGGCGGCCTCAGGGGCAGGAAGCCGCCCGCCATGGAGAAGGTCGTCGAGCGGCGCCAGCGCCGCATGATCAAGAACAGGGAGTCCGCCGCCAGGTCCAGGCAGAGGAAACAG AGTTATATGATGGAGTTGGAgactgaggtggcaaagcttaaaGAGCGGAACGAGGAGTTGCAGAGAAAACAG TTGGAGATGCTAGAGAGGCAAAAGAATGAG GTATTCGAGAAAATTACCCGGCAAGTTGGACCTACATCAAAGAGGATTTGCCTGCGGAGGACACTGACAGGTCCTTGGTAA
- the LOC124688489 gene encoding uncharacterized protein LOC124688489: MEKGFQRHQHLLGGKMRGAAGLMGLQKQNSWSPDIERDEAWERRRRGLMRRAPSSSSLSRAQSVTDDDLDELRGCLDLGFGFELPACAACGEGRTRLVETLPALDLYYAVAVKGGGAGAGTEGQCAAPCTCGASSEASDPSPIGSPLSILSPDDPPETVKMRLKQWAQVVALSLRNRA; the protein is encoded by the exons atggagaagGGCTTCCAGCGCCACCAGCACCTGCTGGGCGGGAAGATGAGGGGCGCGGCGGGGCTGATGGGCCTGCAGAAGCAGAACTCGTGGTCGCCCGACATCGAGCGCGACGAGGCctgggagcgccgccgccgcggcctcatgCGCCGCGCGCCCTCGTCGTCCTCGCTCAGCCGCGCGCAGAGCGTCACCGacgacgacctcgacgagctgcgcGGCTGCCTCGATCTGGGCTTCGGGTTCGAGCTGCCCGCGTGCGCCGCGTGCGGCGAGGGACGGACCCGGCTCGTCGAGACGCTGCCCGCGCTCGACCTCTACTACGCCGTCGCCGTCAAGGGTGGCGGCGCCGGTGCGGGCACGGAGGGGCAGTGCGCCGCGCCGTGCACCTGCGGCGCCTCGTCTGAGGCCTCCGACCCGTCGCCGATCGGGAGCCCCCTCTCCATACTCTCCCCAG ACGACCCGCCGGAGACGGTGAAGATGAGGCTGAAGCAGTGGGCGCAGGTGGTGGCGCTCTCCCTGCGCAACCGTGCCTGA